Proteins encoded by one window of Crassostrea angulata isolate pt1a10 chromosome 9, ASM2561291v2, whole genome shotgun sequence:
- the LOC128163503 gene encoding uncharacterized protein LOC128163503, translated as MDDIVKSIMSVPISPVELLKVFTCMLAGIYTGCSVYAAVIEAPSRSNLPLHSLWEQWSTSFTRAAKLIPVMSLCMAASSGGVFYLSPASDELRNLWLAPVAFSLFSFVYTIIVMRPEIKILLEKDVITKKGNQWVREAVERWISRHYIRAVLVWVAFVLVLFATVKS; from the exons ATGGATGATATTGTTAAAAGTATCATGAGTGTGCCGATATCCCCCGTGGAACTGTTAAAGGTTTTCACGTGCATGTTAGCGGGAATTTACACGGGCTGCAGTGTGTATGCAGCAGTGATAGAGGCCCCCAGTCGATCCAACCTCCCCCTGCATTCTCTGTGGGAACAATGGTCCACCAGCTTCACCAGGGCAGCCAAACTCATC CCTGTGATGTCGCTGTGTATGGCAGCGTCCTCTGGAGGCGTGTTCTACCTAAGCCCCGCCTCTGATGAGCTGCGGAATCTTTGGCTGGCTCCAGTGGCCTTCTCTCTCTTCTCGTTTGTCTATACCATAATCGTCATGCGTCCGGAAATTAAGATTCTTTtggagaaagatgtcattacaAAGAAAG GGAATCAGTGGGTGAGGGAGGCCGTGGAACGCTGGATCTCCCGCCATTACATCCGGGCAGTCCTCGTCTGGGTCGCATTTGTGCTGGTTCTCTTCGCTACTGTGAAATCCTAA